A genomic stretch from Montipora capricornis isolate CH-2021 unplaced genomic scaffold, ASM3666992v2 scaffold_491, whole genome shotgun sequence includes:
- the LOC138036620 gene encoding uncharacterized protein translates to MAVLVRSCCCGCKLKTGVLLLAIFSVIGGGYGIYSSFDKASKESSSPVFSKYSDVITKLLKTNGVFNIIVLLTSILLLGANILKNRFLVLPYLAWHVILLGYRLGVSIFFTVVWKGPFVYAVVIFSAISWLLSIYFLIVVYSFHEALREDPSGATAGYGPGNPSGQAASRSPPPAVSHKSANFV, encoded by the exons ATGGCTGTCTTAGTACGCAGTTGTTGCTGCGGCTGTAAACTGAAAACTGGAGTTTTGCTGCTTGCCATCTTTAGCGTG ATTGGTGGCGGATATGGGATCTATTCATCCTTCGACAAAGCAAGTAAAGAGTCATCATCGCCTGTCTTCTCGAAGTATTCCGACG TTATTACCAAATTGCTCAAAACTAACGGAGTTTTCAATATTATCGTGCTTTTGACAAGCATATTACTTCTTGGAGCCAACATCTTG aaaaatcgCTTCTTGGTCCTGCCATATCTTGCCTGGCATGTGATTCTCCTCGGTTACCGCCTGGGAGTGTCGATTTTCTTTACAGTTGTCTGGAAGGGG CCCTTTGTTTATGCAGTAGTCATTTTCAGTGCTATTTCCTGGTTGCTTTCG ATTTATTTTCTTATCGTGGTGTACTCGTTCCACGAAGCCCTTCGTGAGGACCCGTCTGGTGCAACCGCGGGATATGGGCCCGGAAATCCCTCG GGTCAAGCTGCTAGCAGATCTCCTCCTCCTGCTGTATCACATAAGTCAGCGAATTTCGTTTAA